ATTTTATCCGTGGTGCTGAGCTAGTCATTCATAATGCGGCGTTTGATATCGGCTTTATGGATTACGAGTTCCGTATGTTGCAGCAGGATATTCCGAAAACGGAAACCTTCTGTACTATCACTGATAGCCTGTTATTGGCGCGCCGTCTGTTCCCAGGCAAGCGTAATAACCTTGATGCGTTGTGCGATCGCTATCTGATAGATAATACCAAGCGAACGCTGCACGGCGCATTACTCGATGCCGAAATTCTGGCTGAAGTGTATCTGGCGATGACTGGCGGTCAGACGTCACTGTCTTTCTCTATGGAAGGCGATCAGTCGCAAAATGATTCTTCCGAAGATATTCAGCGAATTACCCGACCAGCATCTGAGTTGAAAATAATTTATGCGGCTGAAGATGAGTTGCTAGCCCATGAATCGCGTTTGGATTTGGTGATGAAGAAGGGCGGCAGTTGTTTGTGGCGGATGCCGCTTGAATCGGAAGATAGTGCAAATGCAGAATAAAACGACTTCCAGATGAAAAACTGTGCAAACGGCTTATTTTGCTGGAAAAAATGTTGACGAGATTGCGTTCTATACGTAATATCTGCCTCGTTCTTAACCGGAACAGCAGCGTGGTGCGGTAGTTCAGTCGGTTAGAATACCGGCCTGTCACGCCGGGGGTCGCGGGTTCGAGTCCCGTCCGCACCGCCAACATTCAGACCCCAGTCTTATAAACAGACTGGGGTTTTTTATTTGTGGTCGATCATGTAACTGTCTCGTGACATTATTGGGGGAACTTTACCGCCCAGTAAAAACGACACGCATTCCCAATCTGCGAACGGCTTTCATCGGTAACTGTGGCTCAGGGTAAACCCCACAGATCTTACACTTGTGCTTATCTTTCCCCGCAGTGAATACTTGCGCCAAAAAAACAGTATTTAATATTGGCAGCATTATGACTAAACGCCGCTAGCGTAATTTATATGTCAGATGATGCTTATGCCTTGAAAAGGGCGTAGCAACTGAATATAGCCACTCCCTTTTATCCTATTTACAGCCCCGTGATGTATAAAACAGTTCAACCTAAATTGAGTTCTGCTGAACACGGGGTAAACATAACGTCTGGTTAAACCAGCAGATTCAGTAATAGTACAATACCCAGCCCTACTATCGAATTAGTCAATTCCAGCAAGCCCATGAGTTAAACGTATCTTTAATAGATAATCCGAAATACTCTTAAATAACCGGAATACAGCATCATTAACTCTGGTTCTCTTCGAATAAACCTCACTTATATGTTATTCAGTCCGTATGCGATATTGTTGTTCAACGAAAGCATCACCTGGGGTATTTTTGCCTGTTGCTCTCAGAATAGAAGGGAAGCCATAAAACATGGCAAAAAATGTGTTTTTTTCTATTTCTTTGTGGGAAATTTCAGATTTTAATTGTGGAAATAAAGTGATTACATTGTAATAAATACATTTAATAATGATTTTTTTATCGGGGTAATTCAGTATTATTTTGTAACTTGTTGTAAAGCATGTTGTTTTTATTCCCTTTCGACATGTGGTTAAAGAGTGCTAACTCGTGTTATATGAACTGTTTTCTTATTCTTAATTTTTAAACAAATGAGTGAATGTTGGGTTTTAAATGGCGTTCCTCGCTACTGATGCATTATATAAATCGGTGTTTATTTGTGTTTGTGGTTTTTTATTTCGCAAGCCAAGGAGATTAATTAACAATCTAATGATTTTTTATCTATATGGTAATTTCGGTGTGATATTTTGTTAAAAGTAAATTAGAAGATATAGTCTGTCTGAAATAATATCTGCAACAGATTGCTTTTCTGTAAGGAACTCATAAAAGCTTGGCGCTAACGTTATTTTGTCTGGTTAAGAAAAATCATATTCATTTATTAATTAACTTTGCCGCGTCAGTTTATTCTGGATGCGTGACTCATGGATTATTTTCCACAGGCAGCGGTATGTTTTATCGCGTAATAGCGATGACAAATAAATTAACAATAACCCTGCAAGCGGGGAATACCGTTTCTTTTGTTTACTATTGCTTATTTTAGTTTGCCAGGTCCGGCGGTATCACCGTCTCTAGGGAACGCGTCAATGAAAAAACCCATCAGACTGTCCATTATTGCCACCTTGCTTATCGGGGGCGGTGTGCTGTCCTGCGGGTTGATACCCGAGATGGGGTACGCCGAGTCTTCTCCTACCCGTATTTATACGGTGGAAAGCCGTACCAGTCTCTATCAGATTGCGTTGCAAAGTGGTCTGGACCTGCGCACCTTGCGCAAACTCAATAACGGTAGCCTGGACAAGCGCGATGAGCTGAATGCCGGTGAAAGCCTGCTGTTGCCCGCCAATTCCCCTCTGTTTCCGCTCGACCCGCTGGCGGGCAAGGCCATTGCCAGTAACCTGCCGGAGCTGGGTATGGGTAATGACCCCGTTCCGCTGGTGAGCAGTGGTGAACAAAAAACGGCGGCTGCCGCGCACGCTGTCGGGGCGCAGAACTGGAACAACATGACCAGCGACCAGATGAAAAATCAGGCCGAAAGTTGGGCGAAAGGCCAGGCCAAGGCACAGGTGGTTGACCCGTTGCGCCAGCAGGCCCAGGAATTATTGGGCAAGTTCGGCAAGGCCCAGGTCAATCTGGCGGTGGACGACAACGGCAGCCTCAGCAAGAGTGCCTTCTCACTTTTTTCGCCATGGTATGAGAACGACGCCATGGTGGCGTTTTCCCAGGTGGGGGTGCACCGTCAGGATAACCGGATGATTGGTAATCTCGGGGCCGGGGTGCGTTTTGATCAGGGCGACTGGCTGTTCGGTGCCAACACCTTCCTTGACCAGGATATCAGCCGCAATCACAGCCGATTAGGATTGGGGCTGGAGTGGTGGGCCGACAACCTCAAGCTGGCGAGCAACTATTATCACCCGCTGTCCGGCTGGAAAGACTCCAAAGATTTTGACGATTATCTGGAACGGCCAGCACGGGGTTTTGATGTGCACGCTCAGGGCTACCTGCCAGCCTATCAGCAGTTAGGGGCCTCTGCCGTGTATGAGCAGTATTACGGTGATGAAGTGGCGCTGTTCGGCAAGGATAACCTGCAAAAAGACCCCCATGCGGTGACCGTGGGTGTGGATTACACCCCGTTCCCGCTGGCCACCCTGAAGGTGAGCCACAAAATGGGCAAAGACGGCAAGAACAATACCGAGCTGGGTCTGCAGGTTAGCTACCAGATAGGCACGGCACTGGAGAAACAACTGGACCCAGGCAATGTGGCGGCCATGCGCAGCCTGAAAGGCAGCCGGTATGACCTGGTGGATCGTAACTACGATATCGTACTGGAATACAAAGAAAAAGCCGTGCTGTCGCTGGACTTGGCGGCGGTGCCAATGACGTTACTGGAAGGCGATGTCTACATGATGCAACCGCTGGTACGCAGCAAATACCGCATCACCAGTGTGAGCTGGCACGGTGATGCGGTGCCGCTGTTGCTGGTGCCCACGGCCGGGGCCAATAACCCGCAGGGCTGGCAAATCACACTACCCGCATGGGACGCCACGCCGGGGGCCACCAACCTCTACACCCTGTCCATCAGTATCGTGGACGAGAAAGGCCATCAGGCCACCTCAAATGATGTGGAAATCCGGGTCGGACAACAACGCCTTGGGCGATTGTTCATCGATGGCGACAGCGCGATGCCCGCCACAGGTCTGGATGCTGACGCAGTGAAGTTGTCGGCGCATCTGGAAGACCATCTGGGAAAATCCATCAACGACGCGGCATTAGCGCCGGTTTGGGTCGCCAGAAGTCTCTACTCCGGGGCGGTAGTGCCGCTGGTGACGGGCCCGACCTGCCCGACCGATGAGGACGGTTTTCCTGACGCCTGCCTGCGGGTAGTGCATACCGCGACCGAGGTACGTGATGGCATCACTTACTATGTCAACTCGCTGATAAGCAATCAGCCAGGGACTTTTATTATTACCACCGACCTCGGGGCTTACGGTGTGACCAACGCGAAAACCATCACGTTCACGTCTGCGTCGCCGATGGAGACTGTCGTGGCTCGCGCCGAAATTCGCGATCCGGCGGGGGAAGATTTACTCACGACCCACAACGCACCGCAGGTGGGAGTGACTTATACCGTGGTGCTGTTTGACGAGAATGATGTGGATGTCACGGAGACTCTTCCGGCGGACGAGGTGCATTGGGCACTGGACGGGACCAATACGGCGGGGTGTGCCATTACCCTGGATAACCATGATACCGGCATGACCGGGTACACCTTTACCCCGCGACCTAACGCCAGCAGTAACAGCGGTGTGGTCTGCGGTGATCAGGGCTTTGGGTTGAAAGTGAATTACTGACCCGTTTATGCGGGCTCCTCAGTGAATGCAGGGTAACGATGACCATGAAAATGACCACACACATGAAAAAAAGCCTGCGGTTGAATGCCGTGGCACTGGCATTGATGCTGGTGGGCAGTACGCTCAATCCGGTCTGGGCGGGCAGTACGCCGACCACCACCGCTACCCAGGGCAGCGCCCCGTCGCTGAGTGCGTCAAACAACCTGCCGCACACGGTGGATTTTAGCGGGACTTTTGCCAGCCAAGGTGCGCTGTCTACCGGTGACACAGTGGTGATGACCTATCACTACACCGATGCGGAGGGTGATGTGGATGATTCGCTGTCCACGGTGGTCTGGTACTACACCCTGAACGGGACTGATGTGCCGATAACGGCCATGACCAATGTAGCCGCCATTGACGGTGCGCCGGCTACCTCGACCATCACCCTTCCGGCGGGCGCACTGGGTGCGTCGGCCATTAAAGTGGAAATCTGGGAGCAATCCCAAACCGGTCTGCCGCTGCGCGGCCAGCAGTCGATTCTGGTGCTGGACACCAGTGGCGCAACCGGCACGGGCGGCGGCGGTACGCTGACTCCGCCGGGGCCGGTTGTCTCGGGTGTGGGTATCAGTGGCGGGATATTCCTGGCGTCGGACACACCGGGGGCAGGCAGTGGGGCTATCGATTACGCTCGCTCAACGACGGTCCACCCGACCGTGGGGGCCACGTATGTGTTCCGGGCCTGGGATGACAGCAACAGTAACGGGGTATGGGACGCGGGAGAAGCTGACCTGACAGCGACGGTGAGCCACATTCAATGGCAACTGGACGGCAGTAATGCGGCTGCGGCAGGCAGCAGTTCACCGGCAGTACTGTCTGGCCGCGCGATATCAGGGGCGACTACTCATAGCTATACCGTACCGGTCAACAGTGTTTCAAGCTCAGGGGCCATTCCGGGGGATCAGGGGTTCAGTCTGAAGGTGACTTTCGAGTAAGGCCATCTGGCCAAGGGCTGCATCGGGTGTGTTACCGAGCGGACAAAAGTACCTGGCCGCTATGGTCACGGATAACGACGCTACAACAGTGACTGATGGTGTCACCGCATAATCAGTGTGCACATTGTTCTATAAGGAAAGCAGAAGATGAGAATCACCAAGACCCGTACATTTACATTAAAGAAAGTCGCTCTGGCACTGATGATAGCCGCGGGCACCATTACCAGTGCCTATGCGGTAGTGACTGGTTCGACTGGCACTATTCGGGGCGTTATTCCGGTGCTGAAATCTGCCAGTGGTGCTGACATCCACGCAGTGGATTTTGCGACCAATGGTACTAACCCGTTGATGCCGGTCACCGGTGACACCATCACCATGACCTACAAATACACTGATACTGATGGTGATGCGGATAACTCCACGACCACGGTACACTGGTACTACGTGCCCGCCAACGGTACGGCCCCGCAGGTAGAAATCACCACAGGGATTACCAATGCGCTGGCTGGCGATACCACCGATAGTGCAGGCGGCAGCAGCGCAGTTGTCATTCCCGATGAAGCGCTAGGGGCCATCATTAAAGCAGTCATCACGGAGACATCCGTGACGGGTGACCTAAATACCGGCTACACCCTTACCTATGACAATGTCTCTAAACCGGGCGCTATCACTCCGGGACCCGATGGCGGCACCGATACTGGCGGAGGTGGGGAAACGACGGTTCCTGACCAACCCGTTGGACCGGGGGCCGATTTGATCCCGGCTATTTACGCAACCACGGATACTGGTTTCACCACCAACCTGCTTGCCGAAGAGAATGCGAATATCAAACTGAAAGTCGGTGCGACCTATCAGTTCAAACTGTTCGGGTCAGATGGCACTACCGACCTGACCAGTACTGTCAATTACAAATGGAAACTTACCGGGAGCAGTGCAACCACCCATACTGCAGCCCCGGAAACCTTGTTCAATCCAGATGCTAACTTCGTGGTACCGGCAAATGTGGCGGCTCAGGCGATCGTTGTGTCACCAGACGGTGTGCAGGGCTTTGGTTTGGCGGTCGATTACAACGCCAAACAGTAAAGGATTTTACTCTCTGGCAGGCCTTTCGGGGCCTGTTTTTACCGATATTCAAGACAGACACTACAGGGGCTATCTGAGCGTTTGCGCTTAGACGAGTGTTCAGATAGCCATTGTTTTGGGCACATAGCAGGCAGACCGGGAAGGATGACAATCATGAAAAACGAGACCTGCTATTCTGATGCTGACAGACAGTACATTAGGGCACACCGACAACGCTGCTACCGGCCAGGTACGGTGTCCACGCTGGTGGGGCTGATACTGGTGGCGATAAGCGCCCCGACAGTTTGGGCAAAAGTGACTCACTCCACAGGCACCATTGAGGGGCGGCCTC
The sequence above is drawn from the Yersinia intermedia genome and encodes:
- the dnaQ gene encoding DNA polymerase III subunit epsilon; translation: MQVTPTRQIVLDTETTGMNKLGVHYEGHRIIEIGAVEVINRRLTGRNFHVYVKPDRLVDPEAYGVHGISDEFLADKPTFADITPEFLDFIRGAELVIHNAAFDIGFMDYEFRMLQQDIPKTETFCTITDSLLLARRLFPGKRNNLDALCDRYLIDNTKRTLHGALLDAEILAEVYLAMTGGQTSLSFSMEGDQSQNDSSEDIQRITRPASELKIIYAAEDELLAHESRLDLVMKKGGSCLWRMPLESEDSANAE
- a CDS encoding inverse autotransporter beta domain-containing protein, which gives rise to MKKPIRLSIIATLLIGGGVLSCGLIPEMGYAESSPTRIYTVESRTSLYQIALQSGLDLRTLRKLNNGSLDKRDELNAGESLLLPANSPLFPLDPLAGKAIASNLPELGMGNDPVPLVSSGEQKTAAAAHAVGAQNWNNMTSDQMKNQAESWAKGQAKAQVVDPLRQQAQELLGKFGKAQVNLAVDDNGSLSKSAFSLFSPWYENDAMVAFSQVGVHRQDNRMIGNLGAGVRFDQGDWLFGANTFLDQDISRNHSRLGLGLEWWADNLKLASNYYHPLSGWKDSKDFDDYLERPARGFDVHAQGYLPAYQQLGASAVYEQYYGDEVALFGKDNLQKDPHAVTVGVDYTPFPLATLKVSHKMGKDGKNNTELGLQVSYQIGTALEKQLDPGNVAAMRSLKGSRYDLVDRNYDIVLEYKEKAVLSLDLAAVPMTLLEGDVYMMQPLVRSKYRITSVSWHGDAVPLLLVPTAGANNPQGWQITLPAWDATPGATNLYTLSISIVDEKGHQATSNDVEIRVGQQRLGRLFIDGDSAMPATGLDADAVKLSAHLEDHLGKSINDAALAPVWVARSLYSGAVVPLVTGPTCPTDEDGFPDACLRVVHTATEVRDGITYYVNSLISNQPGTFIITTDLGAYGVTNAKTITFTSASPMETVVARAEIRDPAGEDLLTTHNAPQVGVTYTVVLFDENDVDVTETLPADEVHWALDGTNTAGCAITLDNHDTGMTGYTFTPRPNASSNSGVVCGDQGFGLKVNY
- a CDS encoding SinI family autotransporter-associated protein, whose protein sequence is MKMTTHMKKSLRLNAVALALMLVGSTLNPVWAGSTPTTTATQGSAPSLSASNNLPHTVDFSGTFASQGALSTGDTVVMTYHYTDAEGDVDDSLSTVVWYYTLNGTDVPITAMTNVAAIDGAPATSTITLPAGALGASAIKVEIWEQSQTGLPLRGQQSILVLDTSGATGTGGGGTLTPPGPVVSGVGISGGIFLASDTPGAGSGAIDYARSTTVHPTVGATYVFRAWDDSNSNGVWDAGEADLTATVSHIQWQLDGSNAAAAGSSSPAVLSGRAISGATTHSYTVPVNSVSSSGAIPGDQGFSLKVTFE
- a CDS encoding SinI family autotransporter-associated protein; this encodes MRITKTRTFTLKKVALALMIAAGTITSAYAVVTGSTGTIRGVIPVLKSASGADIHAVDFATNGTNPLMPVTGDTITMTYKYTDTDGDADNSTTTVHWYYVPANGTAPQVEITTGITNALAGDTTDSAGGSSAVVIPDEALGAIIKAVITETSVTGDLNTGYTLTYDNVSKPGAITPGPDGGTDTGGGGETTVPDQPVGPGADLIPAIYATTDTGFTTNLLAEENANIKLKVGATYQFKLFGSDGTTDLTSTVNYKWKLTGSSATTHTAAPETLFNPDANFVVPANVAAQAIVVSPDGVQGFGLAVDYNAKQ